The genomic stretch aatccgcgaatttctgatgttagtaaatgctggtagagaataaagactacgacacaatgaatttgcgtggttcgatttactgaagtaaatctacgtccacgggaagaagggagggcaagattgtattgcttgatctgggattacagcttacaacacagacttgctatatgatattttatctctagagagcttaacctttgtctatcagatctaagttctatttatatattgaactaagatcgtggcttgcatcaccaccctaagtcgtggatgtcgtgtaggtcatggcctaagatcgtggatgtagcgtaggtcatggcctacgatcgtggcctgagttgacaccacgtggtagtgggtgtgttggaagttgtggaaatcctgtatgggtccactaactccttgttcggtcgaatactgagaccgaactgctttggttgccgatctgagagtagagcttgattggtcggcttttaccgagctgtaggctggggccgaactctttggtaatgccgaactgatactcttccttgggctttgggctgatgggccgtcactgctgttgggcttgtttagtccgtaccccatcaattCGCATATCTAACCTCGGGTTAAAAAAAAGCTCAATTGGAGCTGCCTTGAATTTCAaatctttttattcattttggCATACTCCAAATTTGGTTGGCTAACAAGTTGGTTAACTGAGTTAGCCCTAAAATTCGAATGTATCGTTTGAAGGCTTTTGACAATATAGCTTTTCGATATTACCCATAATATTGAGCTTTCGTTATAGAAAGTGATAAATAATGGTTGTTATTTAGAaactttaacttttttttttctttttttaagcTTACATTgaattatatactactccacATATTATTAGAAATGTATTACTACTAGTAAAAGTTTTTCAATATTCGAGTTTGACATATCTCCTTAATGCGAAAAAGTTTAGTTTAATATTAACGTTGGGAAGAACATCATGGATTAATATGACattcaataaaaacaaaacTACTAACCTTAAttcaaacaaaacacaaaaataatctcacaaaTCAACCTTAAGTCGGTTTCATATCCTGAAACATAATCGACCACAACGACTGAGCCGCATAATATTCACCACCACCATCTTCCACCGTTTCGCCTCTATAAAATCCGACCTTCGGGCTGAGCCCGAGCCTATCTATAGGCCCAGACAAAGCCGGGCTCCCACAAACAAATCCGGGCCTCTCCCTCTGCCTCTGCCTCACCACCATCGGGCTCCAATTCGGGTACAAAACCCTCTCATGCACCTTCAAATCCAACGGCCTCGCCGCCGCCACCAGCCGCCGGTCAAGCGGCCCCGACCACATCGCGCCCCCGCCGTTGATCCTCCGCAGCGCCCCGCTCCACGGGCTCCCGTACGGCGACGCCTGCACCGGCGCGGAGCTCCTCCGGAAGCCGAGCTTGCGGGCGAAGAGCTTCCTCGTCTTGTGGACGAGGCGGGAGAggccggcggtggcggcggcgtgGTGCTTTGCGCAGATCTTGAGGATCTCGAGGCGGTGCTTGGCGATGGTGATGCCGAGGCTGAGGAGGAAGTCGTGGTTGAAGTAGGGGAGGTCTTCGTCCTCGACCTCGTTCCGAACCAGGACCAGCCCGTACTCGTGGACGAGGCTCGGGTCGAGGTTCGTCTGCGAGAGCCATGCGTACCAATCCATTTTGTTTTGAGCAATTTTTTGGAAAGTAAGTTTGTGTGTATACATAGGGTGAAGAGGAAAAGAGGGGAGAGATGGGATATATATGGAGATATTTGATGTACAATttctgtgtgtgtgtatatgtacAATTATTAGTAGGGGTATTTATAATTTGTTGTTCAAATTTGTCATAGGGGTAGTTAAATATTGGTGGTAagtttgagtaactgaatcgaaacaaatcaaaatattaaattccGTAAATATATTCGAATTTTTGGACCGGAATTTGCTATATTTAGGATTCTTTAGATTTTTTTTCGAACTTTGGTTTTTTATTTCGGTTCAAATGTTGTAATGGTAAAAATAGATTTTTGGATAATTTGGAttagtttatatttatattctttCCAAGTTCGAATTTTCGGATCATTTCTTATGCAAAGATTCGATCGAAAATCATAATGTTCATCTTTGAATTGTTGGTCCTTCAATTGCGTGTTTTATTATgaa from Salvia splendens isolate huo1 chromosome 4, SspV2, whole genome shotgun sequence encodes the following:
- the LOC121801118 gene encoding uncharacterized protein LOC121801118, coding for MDWYAWLSQTNLDPSLVHEYGLVLVRNEVEDEDLPYFNHDFLLSLGITIAKHRLEILKICAKHHAAATAGLSRLVHKTRKLFARKLGFRRSSAPVQASPYGSPWSGALRRINGGGAMWSGPLDRRLVAAARPLDLKVHERVLYPNWSPMVVRQRQRERPGFVCGSPALSGPIDRLGLSPKVGFYRGETVEDGGGEYYAAQSLWSIMFQDMKPT